In one Oryza glaberrima chromosome 2, OglaRS2, whole genome shotgun sequence genomic region, the following are encoded:
- the LOC127761774 gene encoding uncharacterized protein LOC127761774 produces the protein MARRADARGGGGKFMSRMVTGQKPIHVRPPRPEKERVDMVPRDVVERCIVALFEKRGSTREAAMEDLVGALEGHVSAREVSCKYTTIVSRCVFSLKKGSVREARLAYRAIGILALTLGGGGDDTAGAKDVLAEAFPFLAKTVEASHDMAKVLAAIDGLAVATFAGEDGDDEIERSMDAIWAGVIDPSSAGPGGSRLAAGDARDTTPEALAAAVSAWAFLLTVVHDRYEAEEGESCKDKIALLAKLLDDHDDRGVRVAAGEAIAACVELKLAHDTQPEDMEALNATVSYLATEPSGKGAGDKRRHAGQKDIFRQIEIFLDDGEAPTKSVRTSSSRQSVLKVTTWTKLLQLNFLTRYLGNGFHSHLQHNPLFGETFEVDGDEEKRKSSIDYASNRSPREKDQIRLLSSCALSFHIGLFVL, from the exons ATGGCTCGCCGTGCAGATGcaagaggcggcggtggcaaatTCATGTCGAGGATGGTGACGGGCCAGAAGCCGATCCATGTCCGGCCGCCGAGGCCGGAGAAGGAACGCGTGGACATGGTGCCCCGCGACGTCGTCGAGCGGTGCATCGTCGCGCTGTTCGAGAAGCGCGGGTCGACGCGGGAGGCGGCCATGGAGGACCTCGTCGGCGCGCTCGAGGGCCACGTGTCGGCGCGGGAGGTTAGCTGCAAGTACACCACCATCGTGTCCCGCTGCGTCTTCTCGCTCAAGAAGGGATCCGTCAGGGAGGCCCGCCTCGCCTACCGCGCCATCGGCATCCTCGCGCTCaccctcggtggcggcggcgacgacaccgCCGGCGCCAAGGATGTCCTCGCCGAGGCGTTCCCCTTCCTCGCCAAGACGGTGGAGGCGTCGCACGACATGGCGAAGGTGCTCGCCGCGATcgacggcctcgccgtcgccacgttcgccggcgaggacgGAGACGACGAGATCGAGAGGTCCATGGACGCCATCTGGGCCGGCGTGATCGACCCGAGCTCAGCTGGGCCGGGCGGCTCCAGGCTCGCCGCGGGGGACGCGAGGGATACAACGcccgaggccctcgccgccgccgtgtcggcgTGGGCGTTCCTCCTCACCGTCGTGCACGACCGgtacgaggcggaggagggcgagAGCTGCAAGGACAAGATCGCGCTCCTCGCCAAGCTCCTCGACGACCACGACGACCGCGGCGtccgggtcgccgccggcgaggcgatcGCCGCGTGCGTCGAGCTCAAGCTGGCGCACGACACCCAGCCGGAGGACATGGAAGCGCTCAACGCCACCGTCTCCTACCTCGCCACCGAGCCCTCCGGCAAGGGCGCCGGCGACAAGCGGCGCCACGCCGGGCAGAAGGACATCTTCCGGCAGATCGAAATCTTcttggacgacggcgaggccccGACGAAGTCGGTGAGGACGTCGTCGAGCAGGCAGAGCGTGCTCAAGGTGACCACATGGACGAAGCTCCTCCAGCTCAACTTCCTCACCCGGTACCTCGGCAATGGCTTCCACAGCCACCTCCAGCACAACCCGCTGTTCGGCGAGACGttcgaggtcgacggcgacgag GAAAAACGTAAATCAAGCATTGATTACGCATCGAATAGATCTCCACGGGAAAAAGATCAGATCCGTCTTCTTTCTTCTTGCGCATTGTCTTTTCACATTGGTTTGTTCGTGCTCTAG
- the LOC127763304 gene encoding beta-galactosidase 4, translating to MAPAPTTAAAAGRRVAVLAAALVAASLAASVGVANAAVSYDRRSLVINGRRRILLSGSIHYPRSTPEMWPGLIQKAKDGGLDVIQTYVFWNGHEPVQGQYYFSDRYDLVRFVKLVKQAGLYVHLRIGPYVCAEWNFGGFPVWLKYVPGVSFRTDNGPFKAEMQKFVEKIVSMMKSEGLFEWQGGPIIMSQVENEFGPMESVGGSGAKPYANWAAKMAVGTNTGVPWVMCKQDDAPDPVINTCNGFYCDYFSPNKNYKPSMWTEAWTGWFTSFGGGVPHRPVEDLAFAVARFIQKGGSFVNYYMYHGGTNFGRTAGGPFIATSYDYDAPIDEFGLLRQPKWGHLRDLHRAIKQAEPVLVSADPTIESIGSYEKAYVFKAKNGACAAFLSNYHMNTAVKVRFNGQQYNLPAWSISILPDCKTAVFNTATVKEPTLMPKMNPVVRFAWQSYSEDTNSLSDSAFTKDGLVEQLSMTWDKSDYLWYTTYVNIGTNDLRSGQSPQLTVYSAGHSMQVFVNGKSYGSVYGGYDNPKLTYNGRVKMWQGSNKISILSSAVGLPNVGNHFENWNVGVLGPVTLSSLNGGTKDLSHQKWTYQVGLKGETLGLHTVTGSSAVEWGGPGGYQPLTWHKAFFNAPAGNDPVALDMGRMGKGQLWVNGHHVGRYWSYKASGGCGGCSYAGTYHEDKCRSNCGDLSQRWYHVPRSWLKPGGNLLVVLEEYGGDLAGVSLATRTT from the exons atggcgccggcgccgactacggctgccgccgccggccgccgcgtggCAGTGCTGGCCGCGGCGCTCGTGGCGGCCTCCCTCGCGGCGAGCGTGGGCGTCGCCAACGCGGCCGTGTCGTACGACCGCCGGTCGCTCGTCATcaacggccgccgccgcatcctcctctCCGGCTCCATCCACTACCCGCGGAGCACCCCCGAG atgtGGCCGGGGCTGATACAGAAGGCCAAGGACGGCGGCCTCGATGTCATCCAGACCTACGTCTTCTGGAACGGACACGAGCCCGTCCAGGGCCAG TACTACTTCAGCGACCGGTACGATCTTGTCAGGTTCGTCAAGCTGGTGAAGCAGGCCGGCCTCTACGTCCACCTCCGCATCGGCCCCTACGTCTGCGCCGAGTGGAACTTTGG GGGCTTTCCTGTCTGGCTGAAATATGTGCCGGGGGTTAGCTTCAGGACGGACAATGGCCCGTTCAAG GCGGAAATGCAGAAGTTTGTGGAGAAGATTGTGTCGATGATGAAATCCGAGGGGCTGTTCGAGTGGCAGGGCGGCCCGATCATCATGTCTCAG GTGGAGAATGAGTTTGGGCCGATGGAGTCGGTCGGTGGCAGCGGTGCCAAGCCGTATGCAAATTGGGCCGCAAAGATGGCCGTCGGGACCAACACTGGCGTGCCGTGGGTGATGTGCAAGCAGGACGACGCCCCTGACCCAGTG ATCAACACTTGCAATGGATTTTACTGCGACTACTTCAGCCCAAACAAGAATTACAAGCCGTCCATGTGGACTGAGGCCTGGACCGGCTG GTTTACATCGTTCGGAGGTGGGGTGCCGCATCGGCCAGTGGAGGATCTGGCTTTTGCCGTGGCGAGGTTCATACAGAAGGGTGGCTCTTTCGTGAACTATTACATG TACCATGGAGGAACCAATTTTGGCCGGACAGCTGGTGGTCCCTTCATTGCAACCAGCTATGATTATGATGCTCCGATTGACGAATTTG GTCTGCTTAGGCAACCGAAATGGGGTCACTTGAGAGACCTTCACAGGGCCATCAAGCAGGCTGAGCCTGTGCTGGTTTCTGCCGATCCGACAATAGAGTCTATTGGCAGCTATGAGAAG GCATATGTCTTCAAGGCAAAGAATGGAGCATGCGCGGCGTTCCTGTCGAACTACCACATGAACACTGCAGTCAAAGTCAGGTTCAATGGGCAGCAGTACAACCTTCCTGCTTGGTCCATCAGCATTCTGCCGGACTGCAAAACTGCCGTCTTCAACACTGCAACG GTGAAGGAGCCAACATTGATGCCAAAGATGAACCCAGTGGTTCGATTCGCTTGGCAGTCATATAGCGAGGACACAAACTCGCTGAGCGACAGCGCGTTCACGAAGGATGGCCTTGTTGAGCAGCTGAGCATGACATGGGACAAGTCAGACTACCTGTGGTACACCACATA CGTCAACATTGGTACAAATGACTTGAGGTCTGGTCAGTCTCCTCAGCTCACTGTCTACTCCGCTGGGCACTCGATGCAGGTGTTCGTGAACGGGAAATCATATG GATCTGTTTATGGTGGTTACGACAACCCGAAGCTGACATACAATGGACGTGTCAAGATGTGGCAGGGCAGCAACAAGATCTCCATCCTAAGTTCAGCAGTTGGCCTCCCT AATGTTGGCAACCATTTTGAGAACTGGAATGTCGGAGTGCTCGGACCGGTGACCCTCTCCAGCCTAAATGGGGGCACAAAAGACCTCAGCCATCAGAAATGGACCTATCAGGTCGGCCTGAAAGGCGAAACGCTGGGTCTCCACACCGTCACCGGAAGCTCCGCAGTCGAATGGGGTGGCCCTGGCGGTTACCAGCCACTGACTTGGCACAAG GCTTTCTTCAACGCGCCGGCCGGGAACGACCCGGTGGCGCTCGACATGGGCAGGATGGGGAAGGGCCAGCTCTGGGTGAACGGCCACCACGTCGGCCGGTACTGGTCGTACAAGGCCtccggtggctgcggcggctgcaGCTACGCCGGGACGTACCACGAGGACAAGTGCCGGTCCAACTGCGGCGACCTGTCCCAAAGATG GTACCATGTGCCGAGATCATGGCTGAAGCCGGGCGGCAACCTGCTGGTGGTGCTGGAGGAgtacggcggcgacctcgccggcgtcagCCTGGCGACGAGAACCACATGA